A genome region from Anastrepha obliqua isolate idAnaObli1 chromosome 4, idAnaObli1_1.0, whole genome shotgun sequence includes the following:
- the LOC129243878 gene encoding uncharacterized protein LOC129243878: MEILKLVDNCSLLLLCLLVITVNNIAASNQTIKKDLPLDSEVVKEDVKDHETELHIVATDKSPKQAIEVGKQEAATAKNASAATADKGSTAVGEQQKLPSRAPNEKTLIRKEHLLNIAEETKYHLKPANLNFDDNDIPDSYIKGFYIFLTLSGVAMFFIVVRVYRLRLSRAERKYGVQGDRSTQELVPLPVSIEDGNSDDEDQTLFELSRQQIRIL; this comes from the exons ATGGAAATACTAAAATTAGTGGATAACTGTAGTTTACTGCTGTTGTGTTTACTGGTGATAACTGTTAACAACATAGCTGCGTCGAATCAGACAATAAAGAAAGATCTTCCCCTAGATAGCGAAGTTGTGAAAGAAGATGTAAAAGACCATGAAACTGAGTTACATATTGTCGCCACTGATAAAAGCCCTAAACAAGCAATTGAAGTTGGTAAGCAAgaagcagcaacagcaaaaaatgCAAGTGCAGCAACTGCTGACAAAGGCAGTACGGCTGTGGGAGAGCAACAGAAACTGCCATCTCGTGCGCCAAATGAAAAAACGTTAATACGCAAAGAGCATTTGCTAAATATAGCTGAAGAAACAAAATACCATTTAAAGCCGGCAAATCTCAACTTTGATGATAATGATATACCAGATTCATATATAAAAGGATTCTACATATTTCTTACGCTTAGTGGTGTTGCAATGTTCTTTATTGTAGTAAGAGTATATAG GCTGCGTTTATCACGTGCAGAACGTAAATATGGAGTACAAGGGGATCGCAGTACACAAGAGTTGGTACCTCTGCCAGTTTCTATTGAAGATGGTAATAGTGATGATGAAGATCAAACTTTGTTTGAACTTAGTCGCCAACAAATTCGAATATTATGA